The following are encoded together in the Glycine max cultivar Williams 82 chromosome 8, Glycine_max_v4.0, whole genome shotgun sequence genome:
- the LOC100798239 gene encoding kunitz-type trypsin inhibitor KTI1-like gives MKSTSLFAIFLLCAFTSYLPSATAQDVLDVDGDPIRNGFIYYVLPAIRGNGGGIERAALGKDTCPITVVQSPNPNSKGLEIKFESAYPAYYINETLILQIKFSYPQQCERKNPWWAISKDISEGPPAIKLSGFHGTELGWFKIQKASKSCDSNDYKLVFCQYDETWCLDVGIYVDRQGNRRLVLAVTGEPFLVHFHKISSSTA, from the coding sequence ATGAAGAGCACTAGCTTGTTCGCTATCTTTCTACTTTGCGCCTTCACCTCATACCTACCTTCCGCCACCGCCCAGGACGTGCTCGACGTGGATGGCGATCCGATTCGGAACGGTTTCATATACTACGTTTTGCCGGCAATAAGAGGAAACGGTGGCGGAATAGAACGAGCCGCACTCGGGAAAGACACTTGCCCTATCACTGTAGTGCAATCTCCCAATCCAAACTCTAAGGGGTTAGAAATTAAGTTTGAATCTGCATACCCCGCCTATTACATAAACGAAACCCTAATTTTGCAAATAAAGTTCAGTTACCCACAGCAGTGTGAAAGAAAGAATCCTTGGTGGGCCATTTCTAAGGATATATCTGAAGGACCACCTGCTATTAAACTCTCTGGGTTCCATGGTACTGAACTCGGTTGGTTTAAAATTCAGAAAGCTTCCAAATCCTGTGACTCTAATGACTACAAGCTTGTGTTCTGCCAGTATGATGAGACCTGGTGTTTGGATGTCGGCATTTACGTCGATCGTCAAGGAAACAGGCGTTTGGTGCTTGCTGTTACTGGTGAACCGTTTTTGGTTCACTTTCACAAAATTAGTTCTTCAACTGCATGA